The genomic DNA TTGATACCGATGCTGCTCTAAAAAAACTTCAAGAAATCAAGATTTCCATGCATTGCTGGCAGGGAGATGATGTTAAAGGTTTTTTGACCCCAGAGGGTGAGTTGACTGGCGGAATTATGTCAACGGGAAATTATCCAGGGGCTGCTACCAGTCCAGAACAACTCCGCAAGGATCTAGAAAAAGCCTTTAGCCTGATTCCCGGTCAGCACAAACTCAACCTCCATGCGATTTATCTGGATACAGATGAAAAGGTAGATTTGAATAAAATTGAACCAAAGCATTTTGAAAAATGGGTGACTTGGGCTAAAGAACAAGGTTTGGGACTTGATTTTAACCCAACTTTCTTCTCACATCCGATGATGAAAGATGGCTTCACCCTCTCTCACCCAGATAAAGAAGTCCGTGATTATTGGATTGAACATGGCAAACGTAGCCGTAAGGTTGCTGAGTACATGGGGAAAGAACTTGGTCAAGTGTGCTACAACAACTTCTGGGTGCCAGATGGCTTCAAAGACAATCCAATTGACCGTCTCAGTCCTCGCAAGCGTTTGATGGAATCCTTGGATGAAATCTTCGCTGATCAGGTGGATGAAAGCTATACGCAGGATGCGGTAGAAAGCAAGCTCTTTGGTCTTGGTGCAGAAGCCTATACTGTTGGTTCACATGAGTTTTACATGGGATATGGCTTGACCCGTGGAAAAATGATTTTGTTGGATGCGGGACATTTCCATCCTACTGAAGTCATTTCAAACAAGTTGTCATCTTTGGCTCTTTTTGGAAAAGGCATTATGCTCCATGTTTCTCGTCCCGTTCGTTGGGATTCTGACCATGTTGTCATTATGGATGACGAATTGCAAGATATCGCTAAAGAATTGGTCCGCAATGATTTGTTGGACAAGGCAGTGATTGGACTAGACTTCTTTGATGCGACCATCAATCGAATTGCAGCTTGGGTTATCGGTACACGCAATACTCAAAAAGCTCTATTGAAAGCCATGCTTGAGCCTACTCAAGATTTGAAAGATATGGAAAATGCCTTTGATTTCACCTCCCGTTTGGTCTACACAGAGGAGCTGAAAGATTTCCCATATGCAGATGTATGGAATTACTTCTGCTTGCAGAATAATGTACCTGTTGGCTTGGACTGGTTAACTGAAGTCCGTCAATACGAAGAAGATGTTTTAAGTAAACGAAACTAGAAAGAGGAACATGATGACAAAATTTATTGATTCACCCTATGTAGAAACCATGCGAGAAGTGACTTACCAGTCTTATCTTCGATACTGGGATGAGCGAAATGGTGGCAATGTTTCCTGCCGGTTAACCGAGAAAGAAGTGAGCTTTTATGAAGATGTGCATGAAGTCAAATCCACGCATGAACTTGGCTTTGATGCATCAGCATTAGCAGGTCAGTATTATCTTGTTACAGGGACAGGTCGCTATTTTAGAAATGTGACCAAGCAACCCCTACTTGATTTAGGATTGGTCAAAATTTCTGAAGATGGTCACCATTACGATATTGTTTGGGGATTTGAAGATGGTGGACGACTAACCTCAGAGTTTCCAAGTCACTTGATGAGCCACATTGAACGCCTGAAAGTTAACCCTGAACAACGTGTTGTCTTCCATTGTCACCCAACCAACTTGATTGCACTTACCTTTACTCAGGACTTGGATGAGCGTCATCTTTCACGTTTACTTTGGAAGATGCAGGCAGAATCGCTGGTTGTCTTTCCTGAAGGAATTGGGCTCATTCCTTATATGACTCCAGGTACAACAGAGATTGGACAAGCGACAGCAGAAAAAATGGCTGATTTCTCGGCTGTTATCTGGCCACATCATGGACTCTTTGCTTCTGG from Streptococcus oriscaviae includes the following:
- the rhaA gene encoding L-rhamnose isomerase: MNAEQLKQAYQVAKERYASIGVDTDAALKKLQEIKISMHCWQGDDVKGFLTPEGELTGGIMSTGNYPGAATSPEQLRKDLEKAFSLIPGQHKLNLHAIYLDTDEKVDLNKIEPKHFEKWVTWAKEQGLGLDFNPTFFSHPMMKDGFTLSHPDKEVRDYWIEHGKRSRKVAEYMGKELGQVCYNNFWVPDGFKDNPIDRLSPRKRLMESLDEIFADQVDESYTQDAVESKLFGLGAEAYTVGSHEFYMGYGLTRGKMILLDAGHFHPTEVISNKLSSLALFGKGIMLHVSRPVRWDSDHVVIMDDELQDIAKELVRNDLLDKAVIGLDFFDATINRIAAWVIGTRNTQKALLKAMLEPTQDLKDMENAFDFTSRLVYTEELKDFPYADVWNYFCLQNNVPVGLDWLTEVRQYEEDVLSKRN
- the rhaD gene encoding rhamnulose-1-phosphate aldolase — protein: MTKFIDSPYVETMREVTYQSYLRYWDERNGGNVSCRLTEKEVSFYEDVHEVKSTHELGFDASALAGQYYLVTGTGRYFRNVTKQPLLDLGLVKISEDGHHYDIVWGFEDGGRLTSEFPSHLMSHIERLKVNPEQRVVFHCHPTNLIALTFTQDLDERHLSRLLWKMQAESLVVFPEGIGLIPYMTPGTTEIGQATAEKMADFSAVIWPHHGLFASGVSLDETYGLVEVIEKAAMIYSQVGAQGGVIKQEITDHELKELAARFGVTPKKGFL